A region from the Acomys russatus chromosome 24, mAcoRus1.1, whole genome shotgun sequence genome encodes:
- the G6pc2 gene encoding LOW QUALITY PROTEIN: glucose-6-phosphatase 2 (The sequence of the model RefSeq protein was modified relative to this genomic sequence to represent the inferred CDS: deleted 3 bases in 2 codons; substituted 1 base at 1 genomic stop codon), whose translation MASSCAXYVMVTAALSCTVSWMDKSSITLHRLTWSFLWRAFWLGQISICFSRIFIATPSPHQVILGVTGGMLVAEAFEHTPGIHMTSLSVYLKTNGFLFLFAFGFHLLLRLLSIDLLWSVPIAKKWCANPDWIHIDSTPFAGLMRNLGVLFGLGFAINSEMFLLSCQGEHGYKLSFRLLCALTSLTTMQLYHFIKIPTHKEHLFYLLSFCKSASIPLTMVALIPYCVHVLMRPSEKKIK comes from the exons ATGGCCTCATCATGTGCCTGATATGTCATGGTGACAGCTGCCCTAAGCTGCACTGTCAGCTGGATGGATAAGTCTTCTATCACTCTGCACAG GCTGACCTGGTCCTTTCTTTGGAGGGCTTTCTGGTTGGGTCAAATCAGCATCTGCTTCTCCAGAATATTCATAGCAACACCTTCCCCTCATCAGGTCATTCTTGGAGTGACTGGTG GGATGTTGGTAGCAGAGGCCTTTGAACACACACCAGGAATCCACATGACCAGCTTGAGTGTGTACCTA AAGACTAACGGCTTCCTCTTCCTATTTGCATTTGGCTTTCATCTGCTCCTCAGACTGCTTAGTATTGACCTGCTGTGGTCTGTGCCCATAGCTAAAAAGTGGTGTGCCAACCCAGACTGGATCCACATTGACAGCACACCTTTTGCTGGACTTATGAGAAACCTTGGGGTCCTCTTTGGCTTGGGTTTTGCCATCAACTCAGAAATGTTTCTTCTGAGCTGCCAGGGAGAACATGGTTACAAGCTGAGCTTCCGATTGCTCTGTGCTCTGACCTCACTGACCACGATGCAACTTTATCACTTCATCAAGATCCCGACTCACaaggaacattta ttttatctgctgTCCTTCTGTAAAAGTGCATCCATTCCACTGACCATGGTGGCTCTAATTCCctattgtgtacatgtgttaaTGAGACCCAGTGAGAAGAAGATTAAATAG